TACTTTGAAGTAGATACACAATTTAGCATAGCTTATACCATCAGCCAAGGTTTATTTTGAAATCCtaaaaaatgttacatttgtttttcttgCACATACACAACAATACTAAGATCCAGATATAGTAAAAGCAgagtagtacatgtatatattttcagTATGCACATCTGggattaaaataaaaatcgatGCAGAAATAAGGTCACCAAAACTTATATTTTATGTATGAATGACTCTGGTTAAGAATTATGTAACGTTTCTAATCAAGGCAATTACAAGACTTTAAGATTGATATATTGTCAATTCACACATCTCTGATAGAAATGAAATTAGTGCTAAATTGTGTGACCTTTATGCCcaatttacaattattttatttaaaataatgacTTAAAATTATGGCCTTTAtctttttacaattttgtttattctATCTAAATTAATGTTAGACTTTAGACCATATAATTAAGGTAATGCTTTCATATATGACATGATTGATGGTTGTTATCCAGCCACTTATTCATTCTTATGcccaataatttaaaattttgtaattctCATAATACCAATCCCTTGTAAGCCAATACTTTTATTTGTTAACAGATGATGTTATGATGATAATGTGGCGTCAATTTCCTCCAACTGGATTTGTTACGGgagtttttcctttttttgttgaATTCATTGATTGCTTaaagtccaatggcaaatatgCCATGAATTTTCATGACGTGTAAAATAAGTAGCAAACTGCTTTATCCTTTAttgtatataatgttgttttgCTAGACGTGTATTTAATTTGGTGTTATTGTATGTTGATTCCTGAAGCAGCTgttatcacccccagtttttggtggggttcgtgttgcttagtcttcagttttctatgatgtgtcttgtgtactgttgtatgtctgtttgtctttttttttagccgTGTCGTTGTTAGTTTACTTTCGATCTAGGAGTTATTTAgatgtccctctggtgtctttcgcccctcttttgaaaATAGATATTTTCATGTAAGGTTCTGTAATTACATGATTTCATgtagttataaaaaagaagatgtggtatgattgccaatgagacatatctTCACAatagaacaaatgacacagaaatgaacaactatatgtcactgcatggcctgcaacaatgagcaaaaccaatatcgcatagtcagcCAGAAAAAGGCCCCaaatgacagatgtaaaacagttcaaagtagaaaactaacggcatcatgtatgtacaaaataatgaacgaaaaacaaatatgtaacaaagcaacaaacaacaaacactgaatgacaggttcctgacttgggacggacACATACACAATATGGCGGGGTCAAATAAGTTGAAGCCAACCCTTCTCTAACCtaggatagtggtgtaacagtacaacattagaacaaactatcataatcagttgaaaaggtttaactcatcaggtGGATAtacatagaaatacatctaacaaaaacattaCGTGGACGCGGACGGATACTTGTACATcccagcaacaacaaaaaaacagaacTGAGAGTATTATCAGTTACTGACAGCAAGATaacaataacaactaataaaaaagtcGTGCATCTAAAAGTAAGCATACACAAGAATTAAAGGCATTATTGATATCAATATGCTTTCATTCAAAGTCTACCTTTACAGTAACATGTTGTTGTTATGACATcttttatatatgaataaaataatatgaaactgatcttgtttttttttcttaatattgtagaaacatggtttaatttttatattgCATGTAGACTAGTTACATATTCATAATACATCTGCAAAAGTTAATCAAAATACAGATACGGGCATTAAAAACGAGTTGAGATGTATAAACAGGAACATTCCCTTTCTTCAAAAAAGGAAAAGTAACAATAGGGAAAGAAACATTATCCTTTTTGCTGTAACTTTTGTGTATAGCTTTTGTTGTAAAACTTTAATAGCCAAATCTAGGAAAAGACACGTATTGCTGTTGATTTATTTAAGGTAAGTTCCTGAGGGTAAAATCCGGCAGTATATTTTAGAGATTTTTTCATTATTCAACGAGAAAATATCATCAAGTAAGGGTTGTTGATTTTATCAATCAAATGGAGTTTAGACGGGCCTTTACTAAGTTTTgccataaactgtgattcataacagtatAGAAACAAGTCTTAAAGAGGCACAGTTGGTATCCACAGGAGTACATAGAATCTCTCGATCAACTTTATTTCCAAAACGTACACACATATTGTCAAGGAAAAAAAATAGGGCtttaatcatctcatcacacctccagtaagcaTATTTACTTTTGACTCAATTGAGACAAATGCTGTATATGaggtacaaaaaataaatttgcaatCAGATTTATAAAAGGGGCACTAGccgtcaaattcatgttcaccgatttgaatcaaattatcatatttgatttataacaatgtaaaacatttatccaaattataaaaagtctaaaataaacaatttacagggcatgggctcgataatatgatgcttcgtttcgtgtgtataaTAGTTTAGACGCCATATAATTAACTGTCGAGTTGACCACCGAAGACCTCCGATGGTTATATAAgcgatataaaaataaatatagatatgGATATAAATAGATAAGCGAGCtcgtgcaattagatatttctaagtctgtttaatttcatattatagattaaaaatatatgttttttgttttttttttaacaacaaatatatactttattCTAAAGATATCTTGTTACAATTATACTTCACTGTCCAAGCGCCAGAGGAGTATTCCTGTGAAAAAATCTTCTGAGTTGCCAGGAACATACTcagaatataataaacaatataacatAAACTATTACAATATATGCAAATTATTCTATTAAATCAGTTtcttcaaatttatgaaaaatacactTTGAGAAATTATTTTGCTTTCATGCATAacccttcttaattcctttataaacaattcatatacatctatatatttcaatttttgctCTGAAACATAGTATGACTTGAAAATGCAAAAACctaaaactgtcaaaaaataGTTAAAACCATAATAACCCTTatctgatattttgtatccaaaAACTAATTGTTTAActgatatcttatttttaaaattgagttGTGCAAGAAGATGTTCCATTTTATTCCAAAAGTCTTTTAAAAAAGAACATGTTATAAAGAAATGGAAGTAATCTTCATCTTCTGTTTGACAAAAATTACATTTACTATCAGTAGAAATTTTCCATTTAAATAGTAATTGCTTTGTTGGAATAATATAATTTATCaatttccatctaaacattttcatCTTATTCtctcttaaaaatttaaatataaaatcgtTTACGAATGACATATTTGGCTTGCTATCTAACTTCAAATTTCTTGTCCAAATATTAATACCAATTGGCTGTGAATATTTTTGATCTACTAGactattatataacattttattatagatatCTTTTGCTTGTATTTGTTTGTTTCCCCATCTCAAGTTATTCTTATTGATACTGATTTTACTCTTTACAGAGTTTTCTTTAATTAGAACTTGCTGCCATTCCTTTGGGATGGAAGATTTTAATATCGTAAACTCTGCAATCCAATTAGActtattgcttaatttttctaaaataaaaaccTCTGATAACTTTCCCTCACGATCAAGTATGTCGTTGATATAAATCAACCCACTTGCTACCCAGTTTTGAAAGAACAAACTTTTGTTACAATGTTTAACGTATCTATTTCCCCAAATAATCTGttttctaatatttaaaaaattatcttTAAGTTTTGTAAAACCTCCCCCTGTTTTCACCCAGCTTGAAATTACTTGCAAATAAAAGTCTGGtatattttcaaattcttttagtGATTTAACATTATCTAAATTCATGTTAAAGACAAGATAATTTTTTCCCAGATTGTTGAAATATTTGGTAGGAATAATCTTCCAGTTCGGCATAGTGGTTGAATTAAATTTGGAAACCCATGAAGCTTTCAGTGATGTAAAATAGCTATCAAAATCAACCATTTTTAACCCCCCTTTTTGATATTCGCCAATAAGtgtatttctttttactttgtcatttttaccttcccaaatatatttaaaacaacagctttcaatctcttttatgtatttgtttggAACAATACACGAAGTagccaaaaatgtaaatttaggtAAGATCAAagattttataattaatatttttccaattgtagttaattttcattttttccaagCCTTAAGTAAGGatttcattttatcaattttagtttccCAATTTAACTTTTCACATTCATTTGTGTTGTGACCAAAATAAATTCCTAAGGCTTTAACTGGTTTGTCCGTCCAGCGTATTCCCTCAATTTTATCTTTACTCTGTTTAAGCGCCCCTATCCATATTCCTTCTGTTTTACTACGATTTAATCTCAGACCTGAGAAAGAACCAAACGTTTCTATTATATTCATAGCATTTGATATGTCGGTTTTTGAACTACAAAAAAGAGTTGTTTCATCCGCCAATTGAGATATTTTTATGCTATGTGTTTTTTTATCAATAGTAATTCGAATACCTTTGATGTCAGGGTTTTGTCGTAATCTCAAAGCCATAATTTCTACtgacaaaacaaaaagtaaagcaGATAAAGGGCATCCTTGACGGATTCCTCTGGAGTTTTCAAAAATCTCAGATACCCATCCATTATTTATTACACATGTTTGTACTCCCTTATATAAAGTTTCCACCCATGATATAAATGATTCATTAAAACCGAAATGTTTTAGAACGCTTAACATGAATTCCCATTCCAAAGAATCAAAAGCTTTAGTAAAATCAACAAATACGATAGCCCCATCAATTCCGTATGATTCTGCTTAGTCCATAATGTCTTGAATTTGCCTTAAATTGAATCCAATAAAACGATTTTTTACATACCCAGTTTGATCTTCATTAATTAGTTTAGGAAGCAGTTTTTTAAGTCTCTGAGCCAAAACATGGGATAGTATTTTCAAATCGACATTTAATAATGATATAGGACGATAATTGTCCAAAGATAATGggtcattctttttaaataataaagatagTACACCTGTTCGTTGGGTATACGATAAAAGTTTTTCCTCGTGTCCCTTATTAAGAACTTTAACTAACATTAGTTTCATTTTTATctgtataagaatgttttttgtgtggatcaaatcagtcaatcaaatgatttatctctgtttcattttcaattttgacgttcttttcctttaaataacttgaCACGCACAATGCCTGCGTTACCCATCtatagctaaggggttaaattgaaattcacatgaatacaaattcaatgagatcgaattattcacttgcaagtgaataattcatcatcaatgtttcttagcttattttgacaaaattgaaccatactggctgctaaaagcgaattattatttcactatttcactttcattaatgattgaacaaaaaaaaatcatattttatattttttatatatctcgtagctagtgcccctttaaacgtCCATTTAGTTATATAGGAACACTTTTGTTTGGTAAGATTGTGTTGAAGTGATGTGTAGTGTAAAGAGGGGAAAAGGCAGAATTGTCAACCGAATCAAAAGGACCACCAAAAGCACGTTATTTATCTAAAATACCCAAAGAAGTTTTTACACTCCAAAATggttaattccactattttcatatattttattacaaaaattaatgATCAGTTGTTTGATTATGTCATTTTCCTCGATTTAGTGATAACAATGCAATGTTAAAATATACATTGTCCAGATCTAGATAAATGATATACCATGTGCAAACACCCACAAACTAAGATTATATGCAAAATATATGCCAAGTTACTTATGTGCAATTATGTTCCTATGGTGTATTTCCCATTCCTACTTTCTGTTAAAAATAATCACGAATGTCAAGTACGACTGGGGTAGTAAACTTACCTGTTAATCATGTTCTAATGGTTGTATTCATCAAAGCGAAATGTTTGTAAAATGCAGTGGAACGTGAGTTCATGCAAACTAGAAGTTGCTTTACTCTTCCTTCTTTCACAGAAACGTTCATTAAACAATACATTTGAAGATGAACTAGGGAATTATGGTGctgagggtaaaaaaaaaagaggcgaacGACTTACCAAAGGGACAAAACTcacaaaataaactgacaacgacattgCAAAAAATGAAgaccaaaagtaaaaaaaaatcacaatatagaaaacaaaagtcTAATCAACacgaaagtaaaaaaaacaaaaaacggagGTGATCTCAGATCTTATAAATCTATTATGGTTTCTATTAAATGTACTATTCacattgtttgaaaatttgaacgATTAAGAGCTTGAAAAAAACCCATATGATTCACAACTATATGTAGTATGTTGTACAGCAAAATCTGTGTTATGATATCATGCAGTACTTTCATTTACGAGCCGGAAATAGTTATTGTCGTATACACCTATATGTAGTAACCAtgtacttttaataatttttttacttgtcAACGTAGGAATTATATGAACTACACAAAAGTAAAGGTCTACAGTTAAACTCgctaaaaatgtttttattcgaACGCCTTTGATGGTTCTTTTGTCTAGCAACCAATCTTTGATTTTACTTGTAAttacaaattatagttttgattcTGCAACGATAGACatgtgtttattttaatttatactttGATATGCTATCATTTAAGTCTGATTAGATTGAAAACTCGGAAGAAGTACGTAGCTTTTTAAACAAAGcatattgtaaaaatgaaacaaaacttaCCCTAAAAAAAGACATGGTCCCCAGGATGTAGTGTTAAGTTTAACGCCAGCATTTAAATACTGTTCAAGTACCTTTAAAAACCGTCCAGGACCATAAGGACATGAAGAATCTGTGAAGAAACATCTAAACTCTTCCCGTCGAGGTCGGCCAATAATTGCATGTTGGTCAGATGATTTCGATACATTGACACCCCCCCGAAATCCTTGGAATCTGTTAATGTCCACTCcttaaatataatatacaacatGTACTTTAGACGAATGATTTTTATGTCCTTCATGTTATGTTAAAAGTACTTTAAACCAAATTTAGAACACATagataaaattaaataacataGAAATTATTCTCGTTTTATTGAAGTTGTATATTGAGATGATTTTTCGAAGAAATGATTACCACTAGATATATTATAAAGGTATAtactattaaatttattttcatatcaatagTTTGAAATTCCATTAATGTCGATGATCCGAGCAGCTCTGAATATGCTCATTGATACGTAATTAGAGTTTTGTTTCTTGGTTGGGATATTCCAtggttaaattttcaattttcataaaaggCCATAAAGGGCGCAAAATCTAGGAAGGAAGGCACTTTCTTTCAAAACCATATAATTATTACATTGATAGTAAATCTGCTCTTTTCCTTTTTAACGtgtttttcaggatttaagcaggaaatttaaattcaaacttaaatatcaaatatcaaataaaacctTTATCTTCATTAATGAAACATTTTAGCCATAATTTGACGTTTTTTGTATGCATATTTGTCTTTGCGATTCCCTAATGACTGCGATGTAATTTGCTCAATTTTCTTCCATAGGCAATTTGGTAAAGGACTTCTATATTCTATTTCACATTGTTTGAATAGAATATTCAATTTCTAATGTTATTAATATGAATTCTCATGGCAGGGGATACATGCATTACAGGAGACGCTTACTCTTTCGTCTTTCGATGAACCTGGGCTCTCGGTCCTTaaactttactcagtactccGAGTACAAAATAAGTGCTCGAAACACAAAATCCAGTAGTTTTATTCTTGAGTCTGGGTACGAAAATCGTGctcaaaagttttatgaccgcaaggcctggtaTCGTTCTTTTTGGAGTTCATGTTGGCCAAACAAAATAGTTAAATAAGCGTATTATAAagagttaaaaaatatttgttgttgaaTACTTCAGTATTAATTACCAATAACATAACGTTTTTCATAAAAGTAATTTACATTTAATTctagttttgaaaaaagcaaaTTTTGTATAACTAATTGTCTGTAAAACCAAAATTTAATCACGTACCTGCATCTATGAGAAGTTTTATAATTTCGACATTATATTTGGTTGCCGCACAGTATATGGGTGGTCCACAGTTACGGGAACGTTTCTGGCCATTCCCTTTGGCAAACAAATGAATATCTGCACCTTTCTGTATTAATTTTTTGACGAGTTTGACATCGTGTTCCCTGTAATTTCAGTTTAATTAGATTGAAATTACGATCGCTAAAGATTCAACAAATCTTTTTATAATTCAGGTAAATTACCATTCCCGAGCAGAAAGTTATTGCTAAACGTtctttaaatgtttgtttacCATTTAGAGACATATGCAAATTCCCCATCGCCGTTAATACCAGATAACCAAAGTCATGTAAATAAAATAAGTGATACTTCAGGAGAAACGCAATTAAATGAAGATAGAAACccaaaacataaagttataacGGACAGCATCTATTTGCGTGTACCTAGACTTACTTCAACTGACTATactaattttccatgttcagtcgATGTTGgattaatatattatataacgGATGCAACTTGTTGAGCAGGAAGGGGTACCTTTCCGGAGGACATGGATTTATAGTAGTTTTGACAGGTTTGATTTGATCAAAATTTAGTTATGTGTGAAGTATTTTGGGACAGCTATTTGCCTTTCGGTAGTTTTATATGACCATGgtgatgaataaaattgagaatggaaatggggaatgtgtcaaagagacaacaacccgaccaaataaaaaacaacagcagagggtcaccaacaggtcttcaatgtagcgaatgTTTATTATTCGACA
The window above is part of the Mytilus edulis chromosome 6, xbMytEdul2.2, whole genome shotgun sequence genome. Proteins encoded here:
- the LOC139528632 gene encoding uncharacterized protein isoform X5 → MYYSNLKVIRTLTGLVQKSYIEKIRLIKMGQLWSNEVRCSKDEADKTAWLISDSDNVDQIIVVYEQINIFTGEEVDTELTALTIACLEHDVKLVKKLIQKGADIHLFAKGNGQKRSRNCGPPIYCAATKYNVEIIKLLIDAGVDINRFQGFRGGVNVSKSSDQHAIIGRPRREEFRCFFTDSSCPYGPGRFLKVLEQYLNAGVKLNTTSWGPCLFLGNNVTTTWSGSELVHD
- the LOC139528632 gene encoding uncharacterized protein isoform X6, with product MGQLWSNEVRCSKDEADKTAWLISDSDNVDQIIVVYEQINIFTGEEVDTELTALTIACLEHDVKLVKKLIQKGADIHLFAKGNGQKRSRNCGPPIYCAATKYNVEIIKLLIDAGVDINRFQGFRGGVNVSKSSDQHAIIGRPRREEFRCFFTDSSCPYGPGRFLKVLEQYLNAGVKLNTTSWGPCLFLGNNVTTTWSGSELVHD
- the LOC139528632 gene encoding uncharacterized protein isoform X7, with protein sequence MGQLWSNEVRCSKDEADKTAWLIYSDNVDQIIVVYEQINIFTGEEVDTELTALTIACLEHDVKLVKKLIQKGADIHLFAKGNGQKRSRNCGPPIYCAATKYNVEIIKLLIDAGVDINRFQGFRGGVNVSKSSDQHAIIGRPRREEFRCFFTDSSCPYGPGRFLKVLEQYLNAGVKLNTTSWGPCLFLGNNVTTTWSGSELVHD
- the LOC139528632 gene encoding sex-determining protein fem-1-like isoform X9, which gives rise to MGQLWSNEVRCSKDEADKTAWLISDSDNVDQIIVVYEQINIFTGEEVDTELTALTIACLEHDVKLVKKLIQKGADIHLFAKGNGQKRSRNCGPPIYCAATKYNVEIIKLLIDAGVDINRFQGFRGGVNVSKSSDQHAIIGRPRREEFRCFFTDSSCPYGPGRFLKAG
- the LOC139528632 gene encoding uncharacterized protein isoform X8 → MYYSNLKVIRTLTGLVQKSYIEKIRLIKMGQLWSNEVRCSKDEADKTAWLISDSDNVDQIIVVYEQINIFTGEEVDTELTALTIACLEHDVKLVKKLIQKGADIHLFAKGNGQKRSRNCGPPIYCAATKYNVEIIKLLIDAGVDINRFQGFRGGVNVSKSSDQHAIIGRPRREEFRCFFTDSSCPYGPGRFLKAG